The genomic interval GAGATCGCCCTCGGCGAGTTCGCGCTACCCGATCCGCACGTTGACCTCGCCTTGGCGGAAGCTGGGACCCGGGTCGGGGACGTCGACTTCAACGCCGAGGCCGACCTCCAGGAGGGCTGGTTCGTCGCGGACCTCAGCGCGGACCCGTCCGCCACCGACGTCTGGGTGCGTGCCTGCCTCGTCACCTGCGCCCCGCCCGTCCACCGCCCCATGCCGGCTGGGTAGGCGCTGTACCTCTCAGGTGTCAAGGATCGCCTACCGCGATGTGACCTCGATCCGTAAGGATCTCGTCAGGTTCGTGGTGTTGAATGTCGCCGTGGCGGGGAACCGGGTCCTGGTGGTCGACGATGAGCCCATCGTCCGTGAGGTGCTGGCCCGCTACCTCACCAAGGAGGGTTTCGCCGTCGAGGCCGTCGCGGACGGCGAGTCTGCGCTCGAGGCGGTGCAGCGCGAACGCCCCGACCTGATCCTGCTCGACCTGATGCTGCCGCAGATCGACGGGCTGGAGGTGTTCCGACGCCTGCGGACCCCGGACGCTCCCGCGGTGATCATGCTGACCGCGAAGGGTGCGGAGGTCGACCGCATCGTCGGCCTCGAGCTCGGCGCCGACGACTACGTGGTCAAGCCGTTCTCGCCTGCCGAGGTGGTGGCGCGGGTGCGAGCCGTGCTCCGGCGGGTCGGAACGGCCTCACCCAACGGCGATCCGGATCGGCTGGTGTTCGGTGACCTCGAGATCGATGGGACGCGCCGCGAGGTCCGGCGCGGCGGCGAGCCGCTGCGGCTGTCGCGCAAGGAGTTCGACCTGCTGCACCTGCTCGCATCCAACCCCGGGCGCGCCTTCACGCGCCTGCAGATCCTCGAGCACGTGTGGGACTTCGCCTGGGACGGCGACTCCTCCACGGTGACCGTCCACGTCCGACGCCTCCGGGAGAAGATCGAGCAAGACCCGTCCAACCCGTCCCACCTGGTCACGCTGTGGGGTGTCGGCTACCGGTTCGATCCGTGAGGTGGCGACCGCTGACGCTGGTCGTGGTCGTGACCGCGGTGGGCGCGGCGGGGACCATCGCCGTGGCCGCGGCGATGGGGATGCCGCCCCGCGACGTGGCACACATCGCGCTGTTCCTGGTCCCCGCCGCCGTCGTCACCGTTGCGTCCGCAGCCTTCGCCGGGCCGTTGCTCGCGCGGTCCCCCACACGGCACCGCTTGGTCGCGATCGGCCTGCTGGGCACCGTCGTCGCGCTGACCAACCTGGTCGTGCTGACGCGGTTCACGTTCGTCAACGACCACGATGCGAGCGTGGTCGGGGCGCTGCTCGCGTACGCGGCGGGCGCCGGCGTGGCTGCGGCCCTCGCCGTCGCGAGGACCTCGGCGGTCGCGATCGAGCGGCTGGGGGGCACGGCAGCGCGGCTCGGGGCGGGTGACCTCGATGCTCGCGTCGGCCCGC from Actinomycetota bacterium carries:
- a CDS encoding response regulator transcription factor, with amino-acid sequence MAGNRVLVVDDEPIVREVLARYLTKEGFAVEAVADGESALEAVQRERPDLILLDLMLPQIDGLEVFRRLRTPDAPAVIMLTAKGAEVDRIVGLELGADDYVVKPFSPAEVVARVRAVLRRVGTASPNGDPDRLVFGDLEIDGTRREVRRGGEPLRLSRKEFDLLHLLASNPGRAFTRLQILEHVWDFAWDGDSSTVTVHVRRLREKIEQDPSNPSHLVTLWGVGYRFDP